The Plasmodium vinckei vinckei genome assembly, chromosome: PVVCY_14 genome window below encodes:
- a CDS encoding telomerase reverse transcriptase, putative, translating to MSDEVPIESSYLKNIFKSTDKKIKLFKLYLEKKLNINSYSLGEFSLKHDEKFRRIFFSNIIKEHIITKRKKDRLYIVNEVVINKDFFQNYSYFQYFLQNVLLFEDLRLKKIENNLNKDIFFKEKKSSLINWKQCFSHIKRKLNEKGVDKKSKIYKNSVLLFNSTKFSYEDQNCCDYFYSLKVWDIFFNYVSFDFLNYLLSNTLIFISDFFFISSNEFLPIQTSFFITLSHIELKWKDSKELENKLILKKKKLFYNTKQLKIIYTNNPTQDENQKELTKEPEITGTTNVVPQNEKNNNITLLNNYKNKRANEKWDNEIDNMRKSKKIKTFHNSIEIKENGSLMCREKYIDKLKHLKKIYKYLLKKKSNKTYFKIHDSHSYIRYLYLIQCSGGILKNECLKEMKEIVKRKKEVLKNEKKKLNIQNVKKEQIIAMENNGLDKIDTNQKVRIKKKRLPNIYFFHNNDKNEQFNNASDSLNMCDYEKGTEKETKILNDKKKWNKIIINRNNILQHNTTNKYKNFLFNKSMIFDKLENVPLFIYHLLNYICTSNQKYFFHNNFIDEYKQKILKQIKCNTKKNDISHFVYKKENTTTCNIVKEGNKEKNIYFRIKKTKILKYIYYNFSEFLNNVRNTKFEKIYNKYFPKKKMKNKIAKIFKTIKSIIIKKFHIINVRKNRKFIRQKMYDYFFKNYEFLSFSFKTHKVIDFIVHVTKKCVPVKLLGSRYNFKIFLNNVKKFILFNYKESFSMDQIMKHVKVKNIFKRQKKDIQKSIPNKSSMITPMSNILMPPPQEDISKCSNYSLYQDKKTIDDKQNRFINHSSKNTFLFQELKRKYFDKKKKIILAIQKRHFLSRLIYFIFNYFIMPIMRHFFFLTKSEHTIYKTIIFDRQLWNYFTKVSNFCLYHQNFRNKKIKKIKETKTKKTHHMLKKKSIEQHRNQLKLLKKKKKLTSKGNNNNNVVKSIGNKETRPDKHTNDPLSKDTIVKKRSTIICKEIEKVKKEKREKISECKQIDSLYKIKVINKKNVRPYLKKFYYKIRKKYFSLKKYYIKNNKNMTPSMLKKYKEYINYADDKKFLLIYVGKRFFKKKKVNYIKLFYKLVTKIEKKINKMQCKNLIKRKRKISEIGKIEIKSKKRLATCIISNPDQVYNRKKQKGKELKTNMLRKRKQSENNHNEEKNVPENVACSDNQINVKKKYIHKIKNMIEKRNFLLKLNCINAFFSKKLRINWIPKKKGLRPLINLSTLNIPESVKARVAEILKNKKSSEFYYHNILENLERKKEKNNPLRKKKYNRKNYNPVSLNNICKFSLKCLGNARSNNSCLFKNTLTKTNEIELKLKNWLEDIKNCFYRKKLYRKYIKNKLRNNKIIYAYICVGDFSNCYEHINHNYLFKFLKLFFDEISNFEFVYLFKRSFRLYNKTVNNSLLSYYPVNVKHFGMHYIRNLRELIIKANKNPIHDFLLKQLFKNASNIDLYIFSDSYKSVQVEKRDIFMTIITIIRYYYLNIYFSIKELKLNKNNIFYFQIFQKNSKIKNNAYFKLKNQKIFQAIQQFHQNKLLSLEPVESATSNNTLEKDDQINNIEKSAHRELNNSISTSIIKPISELHKESKGNDINSSFPFRSNSTCISTSAENGSQDSGNMLNNHINNKMKNGMIKISDNNTSDIGEHNIKKENNLVILQNDRERTLPISQSNETFNLGDKIETNKIYPEKKILTFLDKKIISNICGLPQGFSLSNILCSLYYAYLDKNKEFQNILCAERKENNNKNNSINKNLYPNPLNTNSLLIRFIDDFLFSTLNKKNIKTFKNLLLKRKIWGENINSSKTKIFKIPLIYKSDLFIYNIWDKQNKEKQKNKKNKKKNQNKQKKKLEGLSQNRLLKNGNKLLSRKLKNSLLATSNVNSNIIKCHENEEICSSTDLQKLKIEIGQQEQVCIHPIKRNTHPKEVGNENIKTIENTQNSKRKEDKLKLRKKKYPKLTICQIKKVIKMLCIKKAKLKGNSPEKHHKIQKYIKRLEKLKKQKTKKIEKGIGETNYINDAQSIRSIEWLNNSYIFDFVNNSIHSISYPWKNKNDATIRNHIHLNNVIGEKCSKISFMKILVENRIMRNVISKQKKYISLYKNKQNVYFCYKNNFILLKTSILKFICSIKTLKHMFNTFYNPIYNTKFILHLISYMKKCLIKNKNLKFVKLFLIETAIETLQYAKVFHPNHSMFRCLNVLKKIKKRLINKYKKIKKKKLLIQYRNIFNVIRRELFNSWPPMFKLRGAAEGRKKNKTKRRKIEN from the coding sequence ATGAGTGATGAGGTGCCTATAGAAAGTAGTTActtaaaaaacatttttaaaagcaCAGACAAGAAaatcaaattatttaaattatatttagagAAAAAGTTAAACATTAATTCATATTCGCTTGGGGAATTTTCTCTTAAACatgatgaaaaatttagacgaatatttttttctaacataataaaagaacatataataacaaaaaggaaaaaagaTAGGTTATATATTGTCAATGAAGTagttataaataaagactttttccaaaattattcttattttcaatattttttacaaaatgttttattatttgaagaTTTACGATTAAAAAAGATAGAAAACAATTTAAACaaagatattttttttaaagagaaaaaatcATCTTTAATTAACTGGAAGCAATGCTTTAgtcatataaaaagaaagttaaatgaaaaaggggtagacaaaaaaagtaaaatttataaaaattcagtattattatttaattcaacCAAATTTTCATATGAAGATCAAAATTGTTgtgattatttttatagtcTAAAAGTATgggatatattttttaattatgtttcctttgattttttaaactattTGTTGTCTAATAcccttatatttatatccgactttttttttattagttcAAATGAATTCCTTCCAATTCAAacttccttttttattactttaaGCCACATTGAATTAAAATGGAAAGACAGTAAAGAATTAGAGAACAaacttattttaaaaaaaaaaaaattattttataatacaaAACAGCTCAAAATCATTTATACAAACAATCCTACACAAGATGAAAATCAAAAAGAGCTTACTAAGGAACCCGAAATAACTGGAACTACAAATGTAGTACCTCAAaatgagaaaaataataatattacacttttgaataattataaaaataaaagagcTAATGAAAAATGGGATAATGAAATAGATAATATGAGAAAAtcgaagaaaataaaaacttttCATAATAGtattgaaataaaagaaaatggaTCATTAATGTGtagagaaaaatatatagacaaACTAAaacatttgaaaaaaatatataaatatttgcttaaaaaaaaaagtaataaaacttattttaaaattcatGATAGTCATTCATATATAAGGTACTTGTATTTAATTCAATGCAGTGGAggaattttaaaaaatgaatgttTAAAGGAAATGAAAGAAATcgtaaaaaggaaaaaagaAGTACTTAAAAacgagaaaaaaaaactaaataTCCAAAACGTTAAGAAAGAACAAATAATAGCAATGGAAAACAACGGGTTAGACAAAATTGATACAAATCAAAAagtaagaataaaaaaaaaacgactaccaaatatttatttttttcataataatgataaaaatgaacaatttaataatgCCAGTGATAGTTTGAATATGTGTGATTATGAAAAGGGGACTGAAAAAGAGactaaaatattaaacgataaaaaaaaatggaataaaataataataaatagaaataaCATTTTACAACATAATACTacgaataaatataaaaactttttatttaataaaagtatgatttttgataaattagaaaatgtgcctttatttatttatcatttattaaacTATATTTGTACATCAAATCAAAAAtacttttttcataataattttatagatgaatataaacagaaaatattaaaacaaattaaatgtaatacaaaaaaaaacgacaTTTCTCATTTTGTgtataaaaaggaaaatacaACAACATGTAATATAGTCAAAGAAGGTAATAaggagaaaaatatttattttcggattaaaaaaacgaaaataCTTAAGTATATCtactataatttttctgaatttttaaataatgtcaggaatacaaaatttgaaaaaatttataataaatattttcctaaaaaaaaaatgaaaaacaaaatagcaaaaatatttaagaCAATAAAATcgattataataaaaaaatttcatattattaatgtAAGAAAGAATAGAAAGTTTATTAgacaaaaaatgtatgattatttttttaaaaattatgaatttttaagtttttcttttaaaacaCATAAAGTTATTGACTTTATTGTCCATGTTACAAAAAAGTGTGTACCTGTTAAACTGCTAGGTAGTAGATataatttcaaaatttttttaaataatgtcaaaaaatttatactatttaattataaagaaaGTTTTTCGATGGATCAAATAATGAAGCATGTAAAGgttaaaaacatttttaaaaggcAGAAAAAggatatacaaaaaagCATACCAAATAAATCTAGTATGATTACACCAATGAGCAATATTTTAATGCCACCACCTCAAGAAGATATCTCAAAATGTTCTAATTATAGTTTATATCaagataaaaaaacgaTTGATGATAAACAAAATCGATTTATAAACCATTcatcaaaaaatacatttttgtttcaagaattaaaaagaaaatattttgataaaaaaaaaaaaataattttagcTATTCAAAAAAgacattttttaagtagacttatatattttatttttaattatttcattatgcCAATAATgagacattttttttttttgacaaAATCGGAGCatactatttataaaactattatttttgatagACAACTATGGAACTACTTTACAAAAGtttcaaatttttgtttataccatcaaaattttcggaataaaaaaataaaaaaaataaaagaaactAAAACAAAGAAAACTCATCATATGTTGAAAAAGAAGAGCATAGAGCAACATCGCAATCAATTGAagcttttaaaaaaaaaaaaaaaattaacatcCAAAGGAaacaacaataataatgttgTTAAATCTATAGGAAATAAAGAAACGCGACCAGATAAACACACCAATGATCCACTTTCTAAAGATACAATAGTAAAAAAGAGAAGTACCATAATATGTAAAGAAATTGAAAaggtaaaaaaagaaaaaagggaaaaaatatCTGAATGTAAACAAATAGAtagtttatataaaataaaagttattaataaaaaaaatgttagaccttatttaaaaaagttcTACTACAAaattcgaaaaaaatatttttcattaaaaaagtattacattaaaaataataaaaatatgactCCTAGTATGCTGAAAAAGTATAAAGAGTATATCAATTATGCGGATGACAAAAAATTCCTTCTTATATATGTAGGAAAAcgttttttcaaaaaaaaaaaagttaattatattaagcTTTTCTATAAGCTAGTAACCAAAAtcgagaaaaaaattaataaaatgcaATGCAAAAACTTGATAAAAAGGAAACGTAAAATAAGTGAAATTGGgaaaatagaaataaaatcgaaaaaaCGATTAGCAACATGCATTATTTCCAACCCTGATCAGGTATATAATCGAAAGAAACAAAAAGGAAAAGAACTAAAGACAAACATGTtgagaaaaagaaaacaatctgaaaataatcataatgaagaaaagaATGTGCCTGAAAATGTTGCTTGTTCAGataatcaaataaatgtgaaaaaaaaatatatacataaaataaaaaatatgatcgAAAAACGTAACTTTTTGCTAAAGCTTAATTGTATTaatgcttttttttcaaaaaagtTACGAATAAATTGGATacctaaaaaaaaaggattaAGACCTTTGATAAATTTATCAACACTGAATATTCCTGAAAGTGTAAAAGCTAGAGTTGctgaaatattaaaaaataaaaaaagcagtgaattttattatcataatatattagaaaatttagaaagaaaaaaggaaaagaaTAATCCTcttcgaaaaaaaaaatataatcgaaaaaattataatccagtttctttaaataatatttgtaaattttcCCTTAAATGTTTAGGAAATGCTAGAAGCAATAACAGTtgcttatttaaaaatactttGACAAAAACAAATGAGATTGAATTAAAGTTAAAAAACTGGTTAGAGGATATAAAGAATTGTTTTTACCGTAAAAAactatatagaaaatatataaaaaacaaattaaggaataacaaaataatttatgcatatatatgtgttggtgatttttcaaattgCTATGAACACAtaaatcataattatttatttaaatttttaaaacttttttttgatgaaatatcaaattttgaatttgtatatttatttaaaagatcATTTcgtttatataataaaactgTCAATAATTCACTCCTGTCTTATTATCCAGTAAATGTCAAACATTTTGGTATGCACTATATTAGAAATCTTAGAGAGCTTATAATTAAggcaaataaaaatccaATACATGATTTTTTACtaaaacaattatttaaaaatgccTCAAACATtgatttgtatattttctcAGATTCTTATAAAAGTGTTCAGGTTGAAAAAAGAGATATTTTCATGACAATAATAACGATTATTAGATATTATTAccttaatatatatttcagcataaaagaattaaaattaaataaaaataatattttttattttcaaatatttcaaaaaaatagtaaaataaaaaataatgccTACTTTAAGTTAAAAaaccaaaaaatatttcaagcAATTCAACAATTTCACCAAAACAAACTTTTGTCTCTCGAACCAGTTGAAAGTGCTACCTCAAATAATACGCTAGAAAAAGATGatcaaattaataatattgaaaaatcgGCACATAgagaattaaataattcgaTAAGCACTTCTATTATTAAACCTATTTCAGAACTACATAAAGAATCCAAAggaaatgatataaatagttCTTTTCCCTTTAGAAGTAATAGTACATGTATTTCTACAAGTGCCGAAAATGGAAGTCAGGATTCTGGGAATATGCTGAATAaccatataaataataaaatgaaaaatggtATGATTAAAATTAGTGACAATAATACATCAGATATTGGAGAgcataatattaaaaaagaaaataatttagttattttacaaaatgatAGAGAAAGAACATTACCTATTTCTCAGTCTAATGAAACATTTAATTTAGGTGATAAAAtagaaacaaataaaatatatcctgaaaaaaaaattttaacatttttagataaaaaaattattagtaATATATGTGGGTTACCACAAGGGTTTAGTTTgtctaatatattatgttctctttattatgcatatttagataaaaataaagaatttcaaaatattttatgtgcAGAAAGAAAggaaaataacaataaaaataattcgataaataaaaatttatatcctAATCCTTTAAATACCAATTCATTATTGATCCGATTTATAGacgattttttatttagtacacttaataaaaaaaatattaaaacatttaaaaatttattattaaaaagaaaaatatggggagaaaatattaattcatcaaaaactaaaatatttaaaatacctctcatttataaaagtgacttatttatttacaacATCTGGGATAagcaaaataaagaaaaacaaaaaaacaaaaaaaataaaaaaaaaaaccaaAACAagcaaaagaaaaaattggaAGGATTATCTCAAAATAGGCTTCTTAAAAATGGtaacaaattattatcaagAAAGTTGAAAAATTCTTTATTAGCTACGTCTAACGTGAATAGTAACATTATCAAATGCCACGAGAATGAGGAAATATGTAGCTCGACagatttacaaaaattgaaaatagaGATAGGCCAACAAGAACAAGTTTGTATTCACCccataaaaagaaatacaCATCCAAAGGAAGTaggaaatgaaaatatcAAGACAATTGAAAACACACAAAATAGTAAGAGAAAAGAagacaaattaaaattgagaaaaaaaaaataccccaaattaacaatatgtcaaattaaaaaggtaataaaaatgttgtgCATAAAAAAGGCCAAATTAAAAGGGAATTCCCCTGAAAAACATcataaaattcaaaaatatattaaaagattagaaaagttaaaaaaacagaaaaccaaaaaaatagaaaaaggGATAGGagaaacaaattatataaatgatgcCCAATCTATCAGATCTATTGAATGgttaaataattcatatattttcgattttgtaaataattcaatTCATAGTATATCTTATCcttggaaaaataaaaatgatgcaACGATTAGAAATCATatacatttaaataatgtaataGGAGAAAAGTGCAGTAAAATAAgctttatgaaaatattagtTGAAAATAGAATAATGAGAAATGTTATatcaaaacaaaaaaaatatatatcattatataaaaataaacaaaatgtatatttttgctataaaaataatttcatattattaaaaacatctatattaaaatttatttgttctATTAAAACATTGAAGCACATgtttaatacattttataatcCGATTTATAATaccaaatttattttacatttaatttcatatatgaaaaaatgtttaataaaaaataaaaatcttaaatttgtaaaattgtttttaattGAAACAGCCATTGAGACATTACAATATGCTAAGGTATTTCACCCAAATCATTCTATGTTTCGATGTCTAAACGtccttaaaaaaattaagaaaagattaataaataaatataaaaaaattaaaaaaaaaaaattactaattcaatatagaaatatatttaatgttATTAGAAGGGAGTTATTTAATTCCTGGCCACCCATGTTTAAATTAAGGGGAGCTGCCGAAGgccgaaaaaaaaacaagacAAAAAGAAGGAAAAtcgaaaattaa